From Streptomyces chrestomyceticus JCM 4735, one genomic window encodes:
- a CDS encoding ATP-binding cassette domain-containing protein yields the protein MPADPTSPQPAAADLHHVIEVRGARENNLADVSLDLPKRRLTVFTGVSGSGKSSLVFGTIAAEAQRLINETYTAFVQSFMPSLGRPDVDALRNLSAAIIVDQERMGANSRSTVGTATDAYTMLRIVYSRLGTPHIGTSSAFSFNSAEGMCPECEGLGQVSTIDVDQLVDRELSLDEGAVTVPNFAVGSWYWQVMAGSGFFPPDKKLKDYTEREWEDFLHKPATKVKAATLNTTYEGLVTKVQRLFLSKDRDALQPHIRAFVDRAVAFADCPVCEGTRLSAAALSSTIDGVTIAQCSAMQISDLAAFLRTVEDPSVAPLLANLRHLLDSLVEIGLGYLSLDRPAGTLSGGEAQRVKMVRHLGSSLSDVTYVFDEPTVGLHPHDIRRMNDLLLRLRDKGNTVLVVEHKPEVITIADHVVDLGPGAGTDGGRICYAGDVPGLRASGTLTGRYLEHRARLRETVRTPRGTLAIQGADRHNLRDVSVEIPLGVLTVVTGVAGSGKSSLIHGYVAGREGVAVADQSPIRGSRRSNPATYTGLLGPIRTAFAKANGVKAALFSANSEGACPHCNGIGLVYTDLAMMAGVASVCEECEGKRFTPKVLTYKLRGKDISEVLAMSVAQAQDFFPAGQAQALLGRLAGVGLGYLRLGQPLNTLSGGERQRLKLAIHMNEKATTYVLDEPTTGLHMADVDQLLALLDRLVDEGNSVIVIEHHQAVMAHADWIVDLGPGAGHDGGQVVFTGTPAELVADGRTLTARHLREYVGQAGPEERGRAGG from the coding sequence ATGCCCGCCGACCCCACCAGCCCCCAGCCGGCCGCCGCCGACCTGCACCACGTCATCGAGGTACGCGGCGCGCGGGAGAACAACCTCGCCGACGTCTCCCTGGACCTGCCCAAGCGGCGGCTCACCGTCTTCACCGGCGTCTCCGGGTCGGGCAAGTCCTCGCTGGTCTTCGGGACCATCGCCGCCGAGGCACAGCGGCTGATCAACGAGACGTACACCGCGTTCGTCCAGTCCTTCATGCCGAGCCTGGGTCGCCCGGACGTGGACGCGCTGCGCAACCTGAGCGCCGCGATCATCGTCGACCAGGAGCGGATGGGCGCCAACTCCCGCTCCACGGTGGGCACCGCCACCGACGCGTACACCATGCTGCGGATCGTCTACAGCCGCCTCGGCACCCCGCACATCGGCACCTCCAGCGCCTTCAGCTTCAACAGCGCCGAAGGCATGTGCCCGGAGTGCGAGGGCCTCGGGCAGGTGTCGACGATCGACGTCGACCAGCTCGTGGACCGCGAACTCTCCCTCGACGAGGGCGCCGTCACCGTGCCCAACTTCGCCGTGGGCTCCTGGTACTGGCAGGTCATGGCGGGCTCCGGCTTCTTCCCGCCGGACAAGAAGCTCAAGGACTACACCGAGCGGGAGTGGGAGGACTTCCTCCACAAACCCGCGACCAAGGTGAAGGCGGCCACCCTCAACACGACGTACGAAGGGCTGGTCACCAAGGTCCAGCGGCTGTTCCTGTCCAAGGACCGCGACGCGCTGCAGCCCCACATCCGGGCCTTCGTGGACCGGGCCGTCGCCTTCGCCGACTGCCCCGTCTGCGAAGGCACCCGGCTGAGCGCCGCCGCGCTCTCCTCCACCATCGACGGCGTCACCATCGCCCAGTGCTCGGCCATGCAGATCAGCGACCTCGCCGCCTTCCTGCGCACGGTCGAGGACCCCTCCGTGGCGCCGCTCCTGGCCAATCTGCGGCACCTGCTCGACTCCCTGGTGGAGATCGGCCTCGGCTACCTGAGCCTGGACCGGCCCGCCGGCACCCTCTCCGGCGGCGAGGCGCAGCGCGTGAAGATGGTGCGGCACCTCGGATCGAGCCTCAGCGACGTCACGTACGTCTTCGACGAACCCACCGTCGGGCTCCACCCGCACGACATCCGGCGGATGAACGACCTGCTGCTGCGCCTGCGCGACAAGGGCAACACCGTCCTCGTCGTCGAGCACAAGCCGGAGGTCATCACGATCGCCGACCACGTCGTGGACCTCGGCCCCGGCGCCGGTACGGACGGCGGGCGGATCTGCTACGCCGGGGACGTGCCGGGGCTGCGCGCCTCCGGGACGCTGACCGGGCGGTACCTGGAGCACCGGGCCCGGCTGCGCGAGACGGTGCGCACGCCGCGCGGCACCCTGGCGATCCAGGGCGCGGACCGGCACAACCTGCGGGACGTCAGCGTGGAGATACCCCTGGGGGTGCTGACCGTCGTCACCGGCGTCGCGGGCTCCGGGAAGAGTTCGCTGATCCACGGGTACGTCGCCGGGCGGGAGGGCGTCGCCGTCGCCGACCAGTCGCCGATCCGCGGCTCACGCCGCTCCAACCCGGCCACCTACACCGGGCTGCTCGGCCCGATCCGCACCGCCTTCGCCAAGGCCAACGGCGTCAAGGCGGCGCTGTTCAGCGCCAACTCGGAGGGCGCCTGCCCGCACTGCAACGGCATCGGGCTGGTCTACACCGACCTCGCGATGATGGCGGGGGTGGCGTCGGTGTGCGAGGAGTGCGAGGGCAAACGCTTCACGCCGAAGGTGCTCACGTACAAGCTGCGCGGCAAGGACATCAGCGAGGTGCTGGCCATGTCCGTCGCCCAGGCACAGGACTTCTTCCCCGCCGGGCAGGCACAGGCCCTCCTCGGACGGCTCGCCGGTGTCGGGCTGGGCTACCTGCGCCTGGGACAGCCGCTCAACACCCTCTCCGGCGGCGAACGGCAACGCCTCAAGCTGGCCATCCACATGAACGAGAAGGCGACCACGTACGTCCTGGACGAGCCCACCACCGGTCTGCACATGGCCGATGTCGACCAGTTGCTCGCCCTGCTCGACCGGCTGGTGGACGAGGGCAATTCGGTGATCGTCATCGAGCACCACCAGGCGGTGATGGCCCACGCGGACTGGATCGTGGACCTCGGCCCGGGCGCCGGACACGACGGCGGGCAGGTCGTCTTCACCGGCACGCCCGCCGAACTGGTCGCCGACGGCCGCACGCTGACGGCCCGCCACCTGCGGGAGTACGTCGGTCAGGCCGGGCCCGAGGAGCGTGGGCGCGCCGGGGGCTGA
- a CDS encoding SagB family peptide dehydrogenase — protein MTGAATDEAGALGLRFWYDTFEGVRELFAEGHGSEGGPDDPLPSKTYRGLPRHVLAAPPRRIGDARWSFPGFRDRHPEGPPRRPWDGSTLSALLHHTYGLGRMELGPQAAWPYHRLVASARCFYPVELYVWLDGDTGDVPAGCYHYDPLHHALTALRPGGIPEELRTAVACKGRDTAALVLLSAYFRKTAFRYRDYAYRLCAQESGMVAGNALLAAGALGLDARVHHRFLDEPVNRALGLDGTEETTFAVLEIGARDGVAAAPARDLTPLVTEHVRTNQEDAARWSRLTTLDAGSRLTGEAHFPPVAPDPFHQPADGPAEPFADDERPPGSVELGDALRRRDSGGRMFQPDRAALPQQQLADLLRYALDPVPSDHGGTPLRPLLDCHVLALNTTGRTAGLYRLEPSPALVPVPGRDGRPAVAMLCDRTPSVNTARANAVVFLTVDRYEGARRFGDRGYRVLHHEGGIVAQRLSVLAAAEGLAARITNGYDDRVVRELLGGGDAHVPIFAIVLGRRQATSQYEPPLDW, from the coding sequence ATGACCGGGGCCGCCACCGACGAGGCCGGAGCGCTGGGGCTGCGGTTCTGGTACGACACCTTCGAGGGCGTACGGGAGCTGTTCGCCGAGGGGCACGGTTCCGAGGGCGGGCCGGACGATCCGCTGCCGAGCAAGACCTACCGGGGGCTGCCCCGCCACGTACTGGCCGCCCCGCCCCGGCGCATCGGCGACGCGCGCTGGTCCTTCCCCGGCTTCCGGGACCGGCACCCCGAAGGCCCGCCGCGCAGGCCCTGGGACGGGAGCACACTGTCCGCGCTGCTGCACCACACCTACGGTCTCGGCCGGATGGAGCTGGGCCCGCAGGCCGCGTGGCCGTACCACCGGCTGGTGGCCTCGGCGCGCTGCTTCTACCCGGTGGAACTGTACGTGTGGCTGGACGGCGACACCGGGGACGTACCGGCGGGGTGCTACCACTACGACCCGCTCCACCACGCGCTGACCGCGCTGCGGCCCGGCGGCATCCCGGAGGAACTGCGGACGGCGGTGGCCTGCAAGGGCCGGGACACGGCCGCGCTGGTGCTGCTCTCCGCGTACTTCCGCAAGACCGCCTTCCGGTACCGCGACTACGCCTACCGGCTGTGCGCGCAGGAGTCCGGCATGGTCGCCGGCAACGCCCTGCTGGCGGCCGGTGCGCTCGGTCTGGACGCCCGGGTCCACCACCGGTTCCTGGACGAGCCGGTGAACCGGGCGCTGGGCCTGGACGGCACGGAGGAGACCACGTTCGCCGTGCTGGAGATCGGGGCGCGGGACGGCGTGGCCGCGGCTCCGGCGCGGGACCTGACGCCCCTCGTGACGGAGCACGTCCGTACCAACCAGGAGGACGCGGCGCGCTGGTCCCGGCTGACCACCCTGGACGCCGGCAGCCGGCTGACCGGTGAGGCACACTTCCCACCGGTCGCCCCGGACCCGTTCCACCAGCCCGCTGACGGCCCCGCGGAGCCCTTCGCCGACGACGAGCGGCCGCCGGGGAGCGTCGAGTTGGGCGACGCGCTGCGGCGCCGGGACTCGGGCGGGCGGATGTTCCAGCCGGACCGTGCCGCGCTGCCGCAGCAGCAGCTCGCGGACCTCCTGCGGTACGCGCTGGACCCGGTGCCCTCCGACCACGGCGGCACACCGCTGCGGCCGCTGCTGGACTGCCACGTACTGGCCCTCAACACCACAGGCCGGACCGCAGGTCTGTACCGGCTGGAACCGTCCCCCGCACTCGTCCCGGTACCCGGACGCGACGGGCGGCCTGCGGTGGCCATGCTGTGCGACCGCACGCCCTCGGTGAACACCGCGCGCGCCAACGCGGTCGTCTTCCTCACCGTGGACCGCTACGAGGGCGCCCGCCGGTTCGGGGACCGCGGCTACCGCGTCCTGCACCACGAGGGCGGCATCGTGGCCCAGCGGCTGAGCGTGCTGGCCGCCGCCGAGGGCCTCGCGGCCCGGATCACCAACGGGTACGACGACCGGGTCGTACGGGAGCTGCTGGGCGGCGGGGACGCACACGTACCGATCTTCGCGATCGTGCTGGGCCGGCGGCAGGCCACCTCCCAGTACGAACCCCCGCTGGACTGGTGA
- a CDS encoding TOMM precursor leader peptide-binding protein — MQQGNVADRPAGLAVRGDGLLAQAVRAAVSRRHPSAAEDSDRCAALLTVDDGWRDADRTSRPDLPWLPVRVELGNVVIGPLELPGRPGCAQCARTRRQRALGQDSPRAELLRRHGDRLAERPSPLLSAWARDTVAAFVEAEAAAVLDDPERAGTRNAITIIGLAGLTADSHPFLPDPCCPRCGSLPDDGPPVLMDTPRPKLDRDTYRVRSLDTGWDGLLRTYVDGHTGIVQQLDVRTDYAYPMVSAPLRLPDGIQEAGFGRGLDYTGCERTALAEALERLGGARPGGRRTAVRAGYEQVADRAVRPTDLGLYPPDRYADPEFPYPAFTPDLEINWVWGHSFGRGGPVLVPEDYAYYRTRHGNDSARPLAYEVSNGCALGGCLEEAALHGILELAERDAFLLTWYARLPVPRVDLDTVADPAVRLLVERIRQDTGHRVAAFATTPEHGIATSWVMAVHPGDAVEPAAICAAGAHFDPEKALLNGLLELTANLGWNRAAYREELRRIEGMVADPHQVREMRDHALLYCHPDAYDRFAFLPGEETARPVAEAFARATCRPRHADLRDDLAEVVERFTARGLDVIVVDQTTDEHRAAGFACAKVIIPGLLPMTFGHRMSRTHGLPRLYDLPARLGYRDGPLEPADVNPHPHPFP; from the coding sequence ATGCAGCAGGGGAACGTGGCGGACCGGCCGGCCGGACTCGCGGTACGGGGCGACGGGCTGCTCGCCCAGGCGGTCCGCGCGGCGGTCTCCCGCCGACACCCGTCGGCCGCCGAGGACAGCGACCGGTGCGCCGCACTGCTCACCGTGGACGACGGCTGGCGGGACGCCGACCGGACGAGCCGGCCGGACCTGCCGTGGCTGCCCGTCCGGGTGGAGCTGGGCAATGTCGTCATCGGGCCGCTCGAACTGCCGGGCCGGCCGGGATGCGCGCAGTGCGCCCGTACCCGCAGGCAGCGGGCCCTGGGACAGGACAGCCCCCGCGCCGAACTGCTGCGCCGGCACGGCGACCGGCTCGCCGAACGGCCGTCCCCGCTGCTGTCCGCCTGGGCGCGCGACACCGTAGCGGCCTTCGTGGAGGCGGAAGCCGCCGCCGTGCTCGACGACCCGGAGCGCGCCGGCACCCGCAACGCGATCACCATCATCGGCCTGGCCGGTCTCACCGCCGACTCCCACCCGTTCCTGCCCGACCCCTGCTGCCCCCGCTGCGGCAGCCTCCCCGACGACGGGCCGCCGGTCCTGATGGACACCCCGCGGCCCAAGCTCGACCGGGACACCTACCGCGTCCGCAGCCTCGACACCGGCTGGGACGGTCTGCTGCGGACGTACGTGGACGGGCACACCGGCATCGTCCAGCAGCTCGACGTACGGACCGACTACGCCTACCCCATGGTCTCCGCGCCGCTGCGGCTGCCCGACGGCATCCAGGAGGCGGGCTTCGGCCGCGGCCTGGACTACACCGGCTGCGAACGCACCGCGCTGGCCGAGGCGTTGGAGCGGCTGGGCGGCGCCCGGCCCGGCGGCCGGCGCACGGCCGTCCGCGCCGGCTACGAGCAGGTCGCCGACCGTGCGGTCCGCCCCACCGACCTGGGCCTGTACCCGCCGGACCGGTACGCCGACCCGGAATTCCCCTATCCGGCGTTCACCCCCGACCTGGAGATCAACTGGGTGTGGGGGCACTCCTTCGGCCGCGGCGGCCCCGTGCTGGTGCCCGAGGACTACGCCTACTACCGCACCCGGCACGGGAACGACTCGGCCCGCCCGCTGGCGTACGAGGTCTCCAACGGCTGCGCCCTCGGCGGCTGCCTGGAGGAGGCCGCGCTGCACGGCATCCTGGAGCTGGCCGAGCGGGACGCCTTCCTGCTCACCTGGTACGCCCGGCTGCCGGTGCCGCGCGTGGACCTGGACACCGTGGCCGACCCGGCGGTCCGGCTGCTGGTGGAGCGCATCCGGCAGGACACCGGGCACCGGGTCGCCGCGTTCGCCACCACGCCCGAGCACGGCATCGCCACGTCCTGGGTGATGGCCGTACACCCCGGGGACGCGGTGGAGCCCGCCGCGATCTGTGCCGCCGGCGCCCATTTCGATCCCGAGAAGGCGCTGCTCAACGGCCTGCTGGAGCTGACCGCGAACCTGGGCTGGAACCGCGCCGCCTACCGCGAGGAACTGCGCCGGATCGAAGGCATGGTCGCCGACCCGCACCAGGTGCGGGAGATGCGCGACCACGCGCTGCTGTACTGCCATCCGGACGCCTACGACCGGTTCGCCTTCCTGCCCGGTGAGGAGACGGCGCGGCCGGTGGCCGAGGCGTTCGCCCGCGCCACCTGCCGGCCGCGCCACGCGGACCTGCGCGACGACCTCGCCGAGGTGGTCGAGCGCTTCACCGCCCGCGGCCTGGACGTGATCGTGGTCGACCAGACCACCGACGAGCACCGCGCCGCCGGCTTCGCCTGCGCGAAGGTGATCATCCCCGGACTGCTGCCGATGACCTTCGGGCACCGGATGAGCCGTACCCACGGCCTGCCCCGGCTGTACGACCTGCCGGCCCGGCTCGGGTACCGGGACGGGCCGCTGGAGCCGGCCGACGTCAACCCGCATCCGCACCCGTTCCCGTGA